Proteins encoded within one genomic window of Eurosta solidaginis isolate ZX-2024a chromosome 1, ASM4086904v1, whole genome shotgun sequence:
- the LOC137239663 gene encoding uncharacterized protein, with translation MPHGSSLDPFMGEFTIRPSKRKVSEEDTLIKIACERLANSREPTEGDFLAQSWASQYSEMEASQKTIARKIISDVLFQGCLGALEFRHAIQIQNVFNPSQILTPNVIPQYPMRTSTQLNYVVPQHMQNYTIRVPTPLSSGSSINSSRMSPQVTQNVRIVEDTSSINSNSVENLQNFFASFETDE, from the coding sequence GAATTCACTATTCGACCAAGCAAAAGAAAAGTTTCTGAAGAAGATACACTTATTAAAATTGCATGCGAGAGACTTGCCAACAGCCGCGAACCCACAGAAGGTGACTTCTTGGCTCAATCGTGGGCTTCGCAATATAGTGAAATGGAGGCCTCCCAGAAAACGATTGCGCGAAAAATCATATCAGATGTTTTATTTCAAGGTTGCTTGGGAGCATTGGAATTTAGACACGCGattcaaatccaaaatgtttttaaCCCAAGTCAAATATTAACACCAAATGTCATTCCGCAATACCCAATGCGCACGTCTACGCAACTTAACTACGTGGTGCCCCAACACATGCAGAATTATACAATAAGAGTTCCGACTCCTTTAAGTAGCGGCTCTTCCATAAACAGTAGTAGAATGTCACCTCAAGTCACACAAAACGTACGAATCGTTGAAGATACATCATCCATTAATTCGAACTCGGTAGAAAActtacaaaatttctttgcatcgTTTGAAACggacgaataa